CTGGAGGATGATAGTGACGAGAACGATGAgaaggatggtgaagaggatgggcTGGTCGTTGAGGACGGCGACGGCTTCTGGCGTGGCGCCAATGCTGGAGAACCAATCGAATTGACCCATTTCGATTATGTGTGGTGGTTATATAAATGGTATGTGGTGGCGCGTAAATGGAATATGCTATCGGGTGATATCGCAAAGATAACTTGATGTCTCGGACGGATGAAGAAGGTAGTGTGATTAAAGAGGCGCTGCCTGCTCGCTGGAATAGAATAATTAAATGTACAGGGCAAAATGAACGTGTTGAAGATTATGGGTTTGAAGGTGAGAATATCTCACGatgtttttggaggaggagaggaggcaaaAAGGAAAGGATGGGCGTGTGGAGTGGGTGAGTGGGCAAGGGGAAAGATTATAGGATAAAACCTCAGACGTCACAATCAAAAAGCGGTGCAATTGGTTTAAAAGGGCGACGTTCTCGGCGGATGGCCACATGGTCTTCAGTAGGCGGCAAAAAGGGGGCTTGGGGGGTCGTTTCAGGTCTGCGACAGAGCGAAGAAAGTCGCAcgatggggggatgggggattAGGTAAGCTTGGTTGGGGGAGTGGTGATTGGTTGTGGGGGGAGCATCgtggatggtgttttgggttggGCCGTGctgatgggtggtggatgggcgCACTGTTGGGAATGTGAGGAACGGAGATCTTCGTCTACGGGTGTTTTATGAGATCgttttggaggttgatgaaTGGGAAGGGAAGATGAGTGCAAAGGGGATCACATGATCCGACACGTGATGACCCCAGATCTCGGATCTGCCAAGAATTTGGACACTGTTTAAGCCTGAAAAGTTGGGAATGAACAAAACCCCCGGCTTGTCCCGCTCGTTGCAAAAGGTGGGATGTTCGAAAACGCCCGGACCAATTTCCAATTGGAAAGAAGCTTGGACCCAAAAAAATTGTTGGACGTTCGGTTGCTCGTTCGTCTGTTTCGAGAGGTGTGTGAGtgagcgagcgagcgagcgagctTTCTTCCCGACCGATAATTTCAAGACTTTTTCTAAACGGTCGGCAGTGGAACCTTTTCGGGTGTAATTCAAAAGGGGGAACCTACAGACGACGCCAGAGTTACAGTAGCGACCGCCGAAGCTCTCTCCCTCCGGGGACAGCGACATCCTTTCCCACCCCGCCgtaaaccacccccccgccgCGGGACATACACACATAACGACGGAAGCTATGAGTGTGGCAGCTCGCCCAGCAGCCAGGAGGCTCGCCTCCTCGGTTGGCTTCCTCTCGACGACAGCCCCGACGACAACCACTTCcacaacctcgtcctcgtcctctcgaacaccaccacaatcccgccccttctcctccaccccctccccccaagcccgCAAGCACCGCTTCCGCAGCATCACCGCCCACGAAATGGGCCTCATCAAAAAGAATTCCGCCGCCGTCCCAGACGAGGAAATAGAAAAGCTCCGCGCCAAGTCCCGATTCCgccccctcacctcccgcGACCTGGGCGTGCCCGAAAAACGCGACCCCCTGGCCTCCCAGGAGAGCCTCGACGAGTTCACGGCGGAAACCTTCACAAAGTACACCCCCGCCGAAAAAGCCGAGCTCGCCAGGATGTACACCCCCGAGCAAatcgccgccctcgaggcCGGCGAAGCGACCATCAACCCGAGGGATCTCACCATTCAGGGGAGGCTGAGAACTGACATCTACCGCATGCCGTATATTGACGACTTTGCCGAGCACCAGCCCATTATCGACAAGcgcccccccgcctcccgcAGCAGGAAGATCTCCCACCCCGACCCGAACGCGAGGTTCATGAACACGGATGAGTTTGTTAGTGATTTGATCCAGTGGGCGGACAAGTTTCGTGTTGGGGAGCCGACAGGGACGTTGAGGAGACTGGAGGACTTCGTTCCGGAGGAGTGGAaaaaggtcaaggagggACAGTGgcctggggaggtgagggatgaTGCTCACAAGGAGTTTAAAAAGTATctgcaggaggagatcaacaaggcggccaagcagcaggagaatgggggggttgtgagCGGCGGGCCGACGGATGCGGATGTGCTGAGTTATATCATTGAGCGGTCGGTCATGACGGACAAGAATATCCAGACTCAAAGCTCGCTCGCGCTGGCGTTGCCGGATAAGGTGCCTGGTGTGGCGGGGTTGTACAAGGCGGCGGTTGACCCGGCggatgaggggttggacGAGACGGGTATATACCAGgatttgaagaggaggagcgggatGAGCGTGCAGGAGATTCTGGCGCTGCAGTGCAAgacgttggtggtgaattATGTGAGCAACCAGACGAGGATGGGCAAAATTCAGAGCACGGTCACGATTGTGGTTGCGGGCAACGGGGACGGgtgggtggggttggggtatgCGAAGAGCCAGGAGCCGATGGTGGCGGCCAcgaaggcgaggttggacGCCATCA
The window above is part of the Podospora bellae-mahoneyi strain CBS 112042 chromosome 3, whole genome shotgun sequence genome. Proteins encoded here:
- a CDS encoding hypothetical protein (EggNog:ENOG503PFAY); the encoded protein is MGQFDWFSSIGATPEAVAVLNDQPILFTILLIVLVTIILQCVLIWYIHYATMKPEQKKAKEDKKKKKQAEKGGGAKK
- the MRPS5 gene encoding 28S ribosomal protein S5, mitochondrial (COG:J; EggNog:ENOG503NTWH; BUSCO:EOG092634G9), whose amino-acid sequence is MSVAARPAARRLASSVGFLSTTAPTTTTSTTSSSSSRTPPQSRPFSSTPSPQARKHRFRSITAHEMGLIKKNSAAVPDEEIEKLRAKSRFRPLTSRDLGVPEKRDPLASQESLDEFTAETFTKYTPAEKAELARMYTPEQIAALEAGEATINPRDLTIQGRLRTDIYRMPYIDDFAEHQPIIDKRPPASRSRKISHPDPNARFMNTDEFVSDLIQWADKFRVGEPTGTLRRLEDFVPEEWKKVKEGQWPGEVRDDAHKEFKKYLQEEINKAAKQQENGGVVSGGPTDADVLSYIIERSVMTDKNIQTQSSLALALPDKVPGVAGLYKAAVDPADEGLDETGIYQDLKRRSGMSVQEILALQCKTLVVNYVSNQTRMGKIQSTVTIVVAGNGDGWVGLGYAKSQEPMVAATKARLDAISKMRPVRRYENRTIFGNVEAKVSGTVVKLFARPPGFGLRVQHRIFEICRAAGIYDLSARVPRSRNPMNTVKATFEALFNQKDPEEIAMGRGRKLVDVRKVYYGGATQ